The window AACCAGCACCGTGGGGCGCTCGTCGGAGCCAGcccccgaggaggaggcagcgcagagactcgGCGAATAGGGGCAGCGTGAGGCAGAACGCGAACCAGACTGGGTGTTGAAAAGGGCGAGAGAAGCCGAGGCGGATAAAGCGGAGGCCGGGATAATTTCGCATCTACCTGGCCGCTGCGTAGGCAGATACACCGGTGGGGGTgacgcgagagccgcagcgagcggagaagagaaggcagaTACTTCATTCCCGCGCGTCCCGCTGGATCCAGCTATCAGTTCAACATCCTCGCCCTGCACTCTCTGCCACGACTGCGTGTAGACAaaacgccggcgcggagggagggaaaCAGACGCTTGGCGAGCGACGTGAATCatcttctcgcgctcctctTTCCCATCAAGGCCTCGCGACAGGGACGCGGCGTCGATCGGAATTAAACTTGCGCCCTTCGCAGGTTGTTCCTTGCCATCGGGAGAAGGCGCTCTCACGTGAGCTACATCGTCTCCTGCGGAGCGACTGAAAGAGGAGGAGTGAACCgtgctctgcgcggcgctctcctcagctgtacgtacactcgCAGGCTGGCAGACACTGCCAGCTCGCGCGGACGGTCCCccagctgcgccagcggctgTCTGATCTGGACTCGCTGGGGTCTGCTGAGCCTGAAGAATGTCTCGGTAGGTCAGGATGTGCGAGGAACCCTCGCTagaagacgaaaaagcgGGGAACAAAGTTGGGGACGAAggtgtctctgcgcaggcagaAACCGCGGATACTGGAGAGGAAGCTGCCGAGGACAGCTTCCCAGACTTTCCTGCCGATAGATGTGGAAGCGCAGCGGAATCGtgagggagagacgaagaagaagacgaagcgtgCCATGaaggggaggagggagagggagagaacggcgtggaagaggaggaaagcgactTTGGCTTGTCGTTCTCGTCCTCCTCTATGAAAGATCGCAGCACGCGACCCCACATCCTGCTGCCGAGATTGGGAGACAGATGCCAACGGTGTCAAGGCCGCAGGCCGTTTCCTGTCACAGAGTGCCTGACCTCGAAAAGACTGCTTGGGTGATGTGCTGATGGTGCATTAAGAGTGTTAGAGGGGCGGTGACGGTAATAACTAACGTGGCGTTACTTGCTGAAAAACAGAGCGATAATGGAACCACAGACGCATGTCGATGCACAAAAATGCGTTGAAGGTGGGAATTTGTTGACTGGATCAGACGATGATCAACCGAGAAGGACGCTCTCTAGCGGAGCCAAATGGCAGCGAGCTACCAAACGCAGGATTTTGCTGCGGAAGAAAGTGGAAAGCAGACCCGTTGCGAAGCAAAGCGGCAATGGATATATTCCAAACAAATGGAAGTGAATGAAACAATTAAAAATGAGGCGAGATAACGGTCGTGAGCACTCGGTAAGCTTTGCTCAGTGCGGACATGCGCTGAGACCGTATTGCACGTACAACCGAAGATCAGAAGCGGTAGCGAAAACTCGGACGGAATATGGACAAGAAGCAGATTCTGAGCAACCAAAAAGAAAAGGGGCTtgacagaaaaagaaaaaaagactcCCTTTTCACTTTTCGTGCAACCGTGAGATACGGACCGCCTGCATGTTACTTCTGCCGGCTCGGTGATCTGTAACCCCTTTCGTCAATATCGGGCGGCCATCCCTGCAGCAGGACAAGGAATCCAAAAGCCCCGTGAAAGTCCGCTTATGCTTGACAATGTAGCTTTTTACGTTCAGTCTGCGCGTGCTGGATAAGGTACGCGCAAACTGCAGTCGTTGCAAAGTCAGCTGTCCTGCGATGTGCATGGGAAACTCTGTGAGCCTCAGCTCTCTCGAGCCACATGCGATTGTTTGGGGCCTCATGTTCACGCATGCATCGTTCCACGCGGACTGAAAATGCTTAGAGTTCAATCAGAATAACGAAAAGCGCAGAATATGCTCCGCCTCATCGTACAAACAGACAGCAGAGTTCACAGACCGCCAAATACGCGACACAAAACGAGTCTAGCGCGACCAACCAACGGTGGCGTCTGCGGTGGCATATTTTGGCTGGTTTCTGTACATGAAGACAATGCTGGGAGGGGGGCAGAGCAGGTTAGCACCCAAGGTGGCTGGCCATGTGAAGAAAAACACAATCACTCACAGCGCAAGTAAATTCCCGTGGTGTACTGGTCCCTTTTTCCGGCCAATGAATAACCAGGGAGAGATGAATGCGGACATATTCTGCTTTTCGCACTGTATCACTTAGCGACCGGTGGCCACGAgtggtgtacatacaccggaAAAACTCGCACACCATACCCACCGCCCTCCGGTCAAAAGTTGCAGGCCCCAGCGTGTCTCCTGCTCTCCGGCTGCTGTTGGCTTTGCGCATCCATTTTCTCTGAGAATTTCTCTTCCGGCTACGctgccttttttttttcgcttcgctcgtcttcttcgtctgttCTCCATTTGTATTTTGCCGCCCGCGgttctcttcgccgtccttgAAGGAGCGCGGCTCTCCTGTCTAGTGTGTGCACGCGCCGTTTTGTTCAGTTTTTTCCTTGCATGATCCCTCCTCTGTCGGGCCCCTCGCGGTGTCTTCAGCCCGTCATTCTTGCCAAACAGACCTCCGAATTTTTTTCTCCAGCTTGGCCCTATCGCCGCACGGCTGCTCAAGGGAGAAACACGGATAATTACACAGCACACGCGGGAAAAGAGAGCCTGGGTAAAAAAGAATTTCCTGCAGGTGTCGGCCGGGCGACATTTCTCCCCTTTTTTGAGACCCTACAGTTGTCTCTCTTCGTTGTAGATTCTCTCTTGTggccgccttcttcgtctgagGAGAACTGCAGGGCAATGCTTGTCGGATAACGCAAAGTGTCAGCTGTGCCGTCTCACCGGTTTGCTCCCTAGCCGAGTCGCAGGTTGGACAGAAACGCATAGTTCGCAGCAAGGAATTCAAACATAGAAGACAAGATGGCGGAATCACAAACTGTTTCCGCGGGGTGAGTGGCGATCTGCGTCCCTCTGAAATACGAGGTTCTACGTCCACCTCCTCTCCTCATCCTTTCTCCGCCCTGTCTTGACAGCGGCTGAAAATCAACATAGCGAACCGTTGGCTGATCATGGCGTCAAAAGTGCTGAACACTATAGAACAGTGAAGTGGAAGCCAGTCTCACAGGAGGAAGAACCGAGGCAGTGCAGCCATcgtgtgtatgtacacctggCTGAGGGCTGGGGTGTATGTACCGCCgcacgcaggcagcgccagcgcggcaATATATCCGGTGCTTCCGCAACAGGCGACGTCCATCCCTGGTCGCCTTGGGCgtgttcctctctcttcttaATTCTATCCACGCGCCAGTGTTTCGTGGGAATTTACATGAGGCAACATTTGTCCTCGGCACACCTTCGGCTTTCCTCTTTTAGCTTTTTTGTTGGGCTGTGCAGAGGAACCAAGTTCTGCTCCCTCAAGACACTCAATCCCTACGTGGTTCGCTGGGCGCTCAAAGTCCGCGTCGACGAGCGCACGGACCTCATCTCCACCAAAAATGGCAGACACTTTTTCACAGCTGATCTCAAAGATGCCTCCGTACGTTCGCTATGTGTCCGTTCTTCTGCACGTGGGATACGACTGCTGGCCATTCAAGATAAAGACACTATCGGGCGAGCCCccctgcgtcttcgctgctgcttctcttcgtctttcccTCAGCGTTTACAGGTCTCAGCTTCGAttgcttctttcctctctggTCTTGTATTCGGTCGCGTCATGCATTTTCGCTTCCTCGGGGGATGCCCGTTTCGGCATGgccttctctcttcctctgcgcacTCGGTTTTGCGGTCCCCGTTTCCAGCCGttccgtttttctctgcccttccctgcggcctcttctctcctctctgagTCATATCCTCTTCGTGGTGCGTGTGTTTTGTGTTTGTTGATCGCGcttcggctgcgcgcgggtTCAACTGCGCTGGAATCCGTACGCAGGTGCGGACATCGACACACCTCCACTCTCTGTTGTGGATCCCGTGAACGGGCAGTCGCACGAGTTTTGTGGTCGCCCTTTTCGGTTTAACTCTCCCGTCGGGGACGTTTTTTAAGCGGAGCTTGCTTGTCGCAAGTCGCATCGGCACTCAGGCTTTTTCTgtctggcgccgccggcctcaaTTGCCTTCGTGTGTCGGGATCCTGCCTTCTTCAGGGAGAGATGATTCGCGCGGTGTTTTGGGGTGACGCTGCAGAGCAGTGGACTTCCGTCGTCAAGCAGGGCAAGGTAAactgcggcgtcgccaaGACGCGGAAAGTGAACGAGAtgcggcagacgagagacGAGACGAGACTAATGCTGGCAGCGCctaccaatatatatatatatatatatatatatatatatatatatatatatatatatatatataattatGTGTGcttgtatatatgtatagatatacatatttcGATGTCTGTGTTTGTTTATGTCGCTCGCTGGGGCCTTGTGTTTCGCATCGGAGTTCCGGGGGTccgtttttctcgcgcgtctttccgGACGCCGTTGCAGGGCTCTCTCTGCTACAGCACCTCGCCAAGCGTGGCTGGGTGCCAGCATATGATGCTGAGGCTTCACTTTGTCTCTTTTGTTTCTGCAGGTCTACCAGATGAGCAAAGGACGCGTGCAAGTCGCGAACAAGAGATTCAACACGCTCGGACACCAGTACGAGCTCGTCTTTTACCGCGACTCAGAAATCTCGGAGGtcgccgacgagggcgagatCTCTACAGCGCGCAGGTTAGGCTCCACTGCTCGTCTTCGTTGCCTGCGGAGTGTGTTTTTTGTCTGTATGTCCCGGTGAACCGCAgggagctgcagcggagtGCCTTTTTCCCCCACGTTCGCCAGACTTGATGGGTTGCCCCGCCTGTTCCATTCCCCGTCCGCTCCGCTTCGAGTGATTTGCTGGGACGTCTTGTGTGACGGACGAGAATCAAATAATGACACGCAAATTGTGCCTGATTACAGCTGGgcacgaggaagacgcctcCATCGATGAAGCACTGCGAGAAAAGCCGCTTACTTGACGCGGATTTGGGCCACAAGTCGCCTtttccgcggcgggcgcagccggGCGTTGGCTGCGTCGCTGTGCACGCTCTCATCGCGCCTCCTGCATGCGAACGCACATGGATGCCACATGGATGTATGTCTCGTCGCTTTGTTCTTCAGTTTGAAGGCGCTCATGAGCCTAAGAGACATCGCGGAGTCCAAGCGCGAAACACCCTTCCTGGCGGACGTGCTCGGCGTAGTCGTCGAGACCCAGGTACGAAGCGAAGGCACTCCGCATTTGCCGATGGCACTCTgcactctctctctgcgagcATTCACTCGAGGGTAGACGGGTTCTTCCGGCAAGTCGGTCAGCAGCTTTATCTCCTCCCCCACCccatacgtatatatgcacacatacgtgtatatatatgtatatatatgtgcacaTATACGCCTATATAGAGATGCAGGTAATGTGTCGCTTTAGGCGCGTGCGAGCGCCGCTACACCGAGGGCCGTAAGCGGTCTTTGTGTCTGACGCGGCTTCCGGACTCTCGGCtttttctgcgtcctcggctCTTCTCGCACGCACCCCTCTAACAGCACAGAGGCATCGCCTGGGGGCCGCTCAGCGGTGGTTTTTTGCGGcattccttcttctcgcgtcgAGCTGCGTCGGGCCTCATCGTGTGAGGCGGGCTGCGCGCCAACGAGTTTCAGCAgagggagcggcgcagcaggtgCCGACCCTGAAGGCCGCAGTCTAGGCGAAGCATCAGGGGGGCGGGCAGGAGGGCCGTCGCTAGACGCGTCTCCTATCCTCTGGGGTGTTTTTGTgggtctgcgtctgcagccggTCGCGTCGGTCGTCTCGAAGAAGACCGGCGAGGAGTTCAAGAGGCGCAACGTGAAGGTAGTCGATCGCTCCCAGTACGAGATGGAAATTTCCCTCTGGGGCAGCCAGGTGAGCGGCGCACTTCTGCGTGCTCTTCAGCCTCCTCGCGTTGTGGCAGTCACACCTCTTTTGTGTCTTGCTGCAGAAAAGTGAAAATTCCGTCCTGTTTGTGTGGAGGATGGTCTgtgcggcggtcgcgggaaccccgcgctgcagacaggCAGAACAGAGAATTCGCGGTCTTAAACGCCAGGCTCCGCGCGTCATTCTCCCTGCGCGCTGATCTTTGTCTCCCGAGCCGCATCGCCTTCATCGCCCTCGGGAGCGACGCCCCCAGTGCCTCGcaatacgtatatatatatatatatatatatatatatatatatatatatatatatatatatatatatatatatatgtagttatattgtatatacgtatatacatgtactTTTCGCTACGAGTGTATTATTTTTGGTCATGTCAAGTGTGGGAACATGCGGGTTTCGAGGTGGGGCCGCGCGTGTGACTCTGCTTACTACTCGGTTTCAGGTCGACGCGCTGGAGGGActttcgctgccgcgggTCGTGGCCTTCACCGGCCTGCAGGTCCGAGAGTGGCAAGGCGGCCGCCAGGCCTCGACTGGAAAAGGCAGCGAGATCCTCACGAGCTTGACTGCCTTCGCCGGTGCGGAAAAGGACGCGCAGAGTCTTCTCCAGTGGTACAAAGAGGTAGGCCCGACCTCCGCGCGATCGCGAATgccgtatatatatatatatatatatatatgcatgcataagTATAAGCATGTATATATGAGTATGTGGTTGCACCTGTACggatatatacgtatatatggAGATAAAATTTTTTAGCAAGCCGCTCGGCGCGATCCTGTTGAGAGGTAcggggcgtctccgcgagcaCGCGTTTCGACTGCGTCGGGTTCTATCCTCCTTTCCATCTATGTCGAGGCATGTAGGGTTACGCTCGTTTGCCGGATCTGTGTGGTGGTTTATTGTGGAGAATGTCatctgcctgcgccggcgagcccgcTGTTTCTATGATGTGCCATTGGGCTTCActtgtctcttctcttcgcagAATAACGGCTCGGTTCGCTTTGCTTCGATGaatcgcccgcgcgccggcgacctcggcgccgcaggagcccTGGAGAAGAAACGCGTAGAAGAAAAATGCATTGACGAGATCAAAGAACAGACGGACGTGAGCCTCATTCTCAGCATTTTTATCGAGTCTCGTGCGGCTCGCCAGAGTGTTTGCGCGCATCTGGCACTGTTTGAGAAGTATGCTCGTATACAAACGCATGTGTGGCTGCACGCGTCAGGCTTGGTTTCTACGCTCAGTGTTTGTCACGGTGTAGCGGTCACCTATCGCAGCGCAGTCTTCTCTCGTGCTCGCTGCTATCTCAAcccgcgttttctctccgctTAAAAAAAGTCTGTATGCTGCTCAGCCTTCGCTCGTGCTCatcctctcgctgcggcgttcgCCTGCCTTTTCCGCGTTTTACCGAATTTCCCTCTGTTGGGCATCTTCAGCGGTCCACTCtctgtatatacatatatatacgctaatgtatgtatgtatgtatgtatgtatgtatgtatgtatgtatgtatgtatgtatgtatgtatgtatgtatgtatgtatgtttgtaTATGTAGCTATGTGCATTCGCCCGCCGGGAagtgcctctgcctctcttaCGTCTTCAGTCGTGTGTTGGTGCcgttctctgcgtgtgcttCTCGTTCAGGGCGCCTTCAGCTTCATCGGACAGATTCGGCGGATCTactggcgcgcgcggcgacgcgacgctggcgagggcgagcgccagACGGGCAGCCAAGGCGTCTCCTCGGATCAGCAGGCTGTCATCATGTACCCCGCGTGCGGTTCCTGCCGCAAGAAGTTGATTGAgaacggcgagggcgactaCACATGCTACTCATGCGACAAACAGCACGTacgctgcgcgagagagcgtgTGTGCAGCAGGGGCTGAACCCGCTACGGCGCCGCAcgaagcgcatgcagtgAAGTGAAATTTAAAAAAAGAGGGGGCGCCGAGCCGATATTTCAAAAAGCGATGGACGCCAGACGGACGCTGGCGAGACGTCCGCGGGGCAGGGCGATCACGCGCAAAATGTCGTCGTCAAGAGAGGTCGAACGATGCCAGCCACACAGGGTCATCCGAGTTTGCCGTTGTTCATTTTTCAGTGACATTCCAGAATTTTCGTGCTCTGTCGGCACTGTCGCTTCCTCAGGCCCAAGCTGACTGGCGGTACATGCTCATGGTCAACTTCATCGACCATACAAGCAACGTGGCTGTCCGCTGCTTTGCAGATCAAGGTGAGACTTGTTACTCAGATCAAGCCACAATCTCTCCTGGTTTCTCAATTGTTCATTCAAGTGTCCCTGCTTCCTGAATTGCTGAGCGTGTCGCGCATCGGCGCTGTTCGGCGTGGATGTCCAATGCTGGGGATTCGGTCTGTGCGTTGCCACCTGCAGCTGAAGAGCTACTCGGCGTACCCGCGAACGAGCTTCGTACCTGGAGCttgaaggagaaggagaaactCATGGActgccttctgcctctcgaCGTGAGTCTGCGCCCCGCGCTCTCTAACCGcaacgacgcggcgcgctaCTCAggcaatatatatatatatatatatatatatatgtagaggGATGCGTGTATAAGGGCCTGggcctatatatatatatatatatatatatatatatatatatatatatatatatatccgtGTATTCTTGGCGGGGTGCGTGCATGTGGGAGGCACGCGTTGAGAGGCATGGAGGGGGAAGCGCCTATATGTTGCATGCTTATGTGGGCGCGAGGTTCTTCTACGCGACCTAGCTTCGCCTCCCTTACGTCGTCCGTTGCACGTGCGAGATCTCGCCTTTGTACGATCGCTTCCTCTTTTCCAGCACTACTTCCGCGTCGTGCTGCGTGCTCGCACCGAGAGCTACAACGGCGAagagcgtctgcagcgcacaGCAATCAAAATCGAGAAGCTgtcgccgctggaggctgcgaagcgcctcgtGACTCTTACGAAGGAACTGGTAGGCACAGCCTCCGAAGCAGACACATGGGGCTTCGATTCAATCTCAAGCAACTGGCGTTGAGGCCGGCGCATTTGCCATCGACTAACAGGAGGCCGATTGGAGTGTACCCGGGGTGGCGCaccaggcgcagagggagtTTTTCTCATATGTTTGATATCGTGAGTCGCACCCCCTCGGATTTGCGTAGCTGCGAAGCAACAAGCAGTGTGTGCGTCTGGGTttcctcgctgcagctggcgcaggcAAATCCGAAGTGCGGCGACGATCTGCGCCGCAAGCGTTCGGTAAGCCGTGGGGAGTCAGGAGCATGCGTTCCCGTTGCGTTTTCCTTCCTCAAGAGCCAGGGAGTTCTACGGGTGGCGCGTGTGGGTCTATATGTGtctatgtgtgtgtatgatTGAATTTCTACCTGTCTATATGGTTATACTCACATACGTGGGTAGCTCAACATGCGTATGCCCAAGTAGGAGGAGGGAGTGAACGCCGGAGTCGAGAAACGGCTCTCGCTGGCTGCATTCGTCGCTTGTGTTTTGCGTGCTTGATtgctttctgcgtctcgagTCTGGACAATGATCGGAGTGATTCTCTGATTCCCTCgtccctcgcggcgagcgtcgcCTGAGCGCGCCATATGGCGTGCTGTGTGCATCAGAGGCATCGGGCCTCGCAGTTTTTGTGCGAATTGAGAGTGTCATGGCGAGCGGGAGCGTCTCGCAGCGACTGATGCCGTTGCTCTCTTGCCGTTTACTATGATTTGTTAGGACGCGCTgacggcgggcgacgaggagagcgcgcaaGACGAGAGTGCGATCCCTAACATGAAGGTGGAGGCCGCATGAAGGCCCTCCCGCAGGCGTGAAAAccaaagagagaagagagagaggcaaatCCGCTGCGAGGTGTCCGCCCTCGGAGTGTTTAGAATATCTGTGTCAACCGGGCTAAATCGCCGTTCGAGTGCACACTGATGCAGAACAAAGTTTGTTCGGCTTTCGAATCTCCCAAGTGGCTAAGCACCGCGCGTCGTGCCCGCGGGTTCAATGAGGTTCTTCCGAGTAATTAAAGCACTCTTTGGCATTGCTCGGCTGTTTTCTGTGTGCGCACTCTCCTCATCGTGTTGTGTTTTTGGCTCTATTTCGtccctgtctgtctctcgtaGAAACGCTAGCTTAGCCCAGTGCTAACCGTTTCTCGCTCTTGCCATTTTTTATGCACAAAACGGCGCTCCTCCctctcgtcgctgcggcgcggcctgctgcgcagTCTGCCTGGCGGCTCCAGTCTTTATAAAAACCAGTTGAACGAAAAAAAGGCTTCATACTTGCCCTGGAAACCTGTATGCAGTTCGAGTAACGTTGTGGGGCGTGGAAAAGCATATTCGCGACTTTCCTTCCCCGATCTCTTTCTCGCAACAGTCGGAAACCTTGAGAACCTGCCTGTATGGAAATTCTTGACGCTCGCGTTCCACCTGTTCGACTCAgaacgcgcgaggcgtgcgaCTGCCGTCTCCCGTCTCCTGGCGCATTGTTGCCCACGTTCTTTGTTCTACTCCCGCGTTCTCCCTCGCAGCAActcctccgctctccgcttTGTCGCAGCATTTGCCGCTTCTTACACTCGAAAGGTCGGCGTCGCCCAGCGTGCGGTCGCCGTTCTCGCTCCCGCAATCAGAGACGCACACCCCAACACACCGCAGAACgcaggcatatatatatatatatatatatatatatatatatatatatatatatatatacggatAGATCGATGGACAGATGTATATGTACAAGCAAGTATATATAGAGAAAGagggaaagagagagacataGAAATAGATCGATGGCTGGGCACGCACTCAGAGTGGCGCCGCTCCCGCGCATGTGTCAGAGAGTTCGCCATTGTTTCGAGGTTCGCCACGAGTTTTCAAACTTCTCTCTCGGCTGCGACATGAACGCACTGATTCGCTCCCGTCCACAGAGTCGCAAAGAAAAATAACGCGGCTCATCTCTAGCCCCGCTCCCCGCATCcactgcctccgctgcggcacTTCGCAGACGGAAACCCGGATGGTGCTTCTCCCTGTTTCGGCAGCATCGTGCAGTCATCTGTTCTGTTTATCAAGCCGCTAGACTTGgtggcgcatgcacagatggGAATTCAATTCGCATGTCCCATCTAACGCGGCTTCCACAGCGTCCGGTTGCCGCTACGAAAGCCGCTTTacctcctgcagcagctgctggcggaggctGTCTCGAAAGCCTTCCGCCGTGTGCATTCGTGCTCCGTCCGCGTTCGCGAATCGCCGAGTCACTCTACGGCTTCTTAGGATTCGGATTCACATCAAAGATCCCGCTGTTTTGAATGCTGCTTCCCTGCGCGTATACTTGCGCAAAGTAATTGTAGTCGCGCTTcgggggcggcggcttccccgctcggcggcctgccgccccggccgggggaggcggcgctagCGACGGCgtgtcggctgcggcggcgcccgcgtctgggtccgccgcgagggctTCTAGCTCTTGCGACTGgacctcgtcgtcgcccgcggctgcaggggcCGGAATGGTctccggcgcatgcgcctccaaCGCAATCGcctggggcggcggcgccctccacgtctgctggcgcggcggccgggcctgcgccggagacgccgcatgacgcgcgggcgaggaggacagcggccgcgtcacaggaggcgggcgcggcgaccgagCCGACGGAGGCGTTAGCGTTACGTAGTCGGTCC is drawn from Besnoitia besnoiti strain Bb-Ger1 chromosome VI, whole genome shotgun sequence and contains these coding sequences:
- a CDS encoding OB-fold nucleic acid binding domain-containing protein (encoded by transcript BESB_066030) codes for the protein MAESQTVSAGGTKFCSLKTLNPYVVRWALKVRVDERTDLISTKNGRHFFTADLKDASGEMIRAVFWGDAAEQWTSVVKQGKVYQMSKGRVQVANKRFNTLGHQYELVFYRDSEISEVADEGEISTARSLKALMSLRDIAESKRETPFLADVLGVVVETQPVASVVSKKTGEEFKRRNVKVVDRSQYEMEISLWGSQVDALEGLSLPRVVAFTGLQVREWQGGRQASTGKGSEILTSLTAFAGAEKDAQSLLQWYKENNGSVRFASMNRPRAGDLGAAGALEKKRVEEKCIDEIKEQTDGAFSFIGQIRRIYWRARRRDAGEGERQTGSQGVSSDQQAVIMYPACGSCRKKLIENGEGDYTCYSCDKQHAQADWRYMLMVNFIDHTSNVAVRCFADQAEELLGVPANELRTWSLKEKEKLMDCLLPLDHYFRVVLRARTESYNGEERLQRTAIKIEKLSPLEAAKRLVTLTKELLAQANPKCGDDLRRKRSDALTAGDEESAQDESAIPNMKVEAA